A stretch of the Aegilops tauschii subsp. strangulata cultivar AL8/78 chromosome 4, Aet v6.0, whole genome shotgun sequence genome encodes the following:
- the LOC109741941 gene encoding protein HLB1: MGELLGEAAAGRSDFADGNGAGSATPERSSQDSLQLSTHHDVAMDLINSVTGVDEEGRSRQRILTFAVKRYVSAIERNPEDPDAYYNWALVLQESADNVDPNSDSSKDSLLEDACKKYAEATRLCPTLYDAYYNWAIAIADRAKMRGRTKEAEELWQQAIRNYDKAVQLSWNSPQALNNWGLGLQELSAIVPAKDKQTIIKTAISKFRSAIQLQFDFHRAIYNLGTVLYGLAEDTSRSGGADTSPNDLYSQSAIYIAAAHALKPNYSVYRSALRLVRSMLPLPYLKVGYLTAPPADDPIAPHKHWERLQFILNHTELQQVNDSESAPVKANALVEKAKRFIKVDVADIVSVSTCSDLTLPPGAGLCINTTHGPVLIADTWESLDGWLDAIRLVYTIFARGKTDVLAGIITG; the protein is encoded by the exons ATGGGGGAGCTGCTCGGGGAGGCCGCCGCCGGGAGATCCGACTTCGCCGACGGGAATGGGGCCGGATCCGCCACCCCCGAGCGCTCCAG CCAGGACAGCCTGCAACTCTCAACCCATCATGATGTTGCCATGGACTTGATAAATAGTGTCACTGGAGTTGATGAGGAAGGTCGCTCTCGCCAACGTATTCTTACCTTTGCAGTGAAAAG ATATGTTAGCGCCATTGAAAGAAATCCAGAAGACCCTGATGCATATTATAACTGGGCCCTAGTTCTCCAG GAAAGTGCAGACAACGTGGATCCTAATTCTGATTCTTCGAAAGATTCATTACTTGAGGATGCTTGCAAGAAGTATGCTGAAGCTACACGACTTTGCCCAACACTGTATGAT GCATATTACAACTGGGCTATTGCTATCGCCGATCGGGCCAAAATGCGTGGGCGTACCAAAGAGGCTGAAGAACTCTGGCAGCAG GCTATAAGGAACTACGACAAGGCAGTCCAGTTAAGTTGGAACAGCCCCCAG GCTCTCAACAACTGGGGCCTTGGACTACAG GAATTGAGCGCGATTGTTCCTGCTAAAGACAAGCAAACAATCATAAAAACTGCTATAAGTAAG TTTCGTTCTGCCATCCAGTTGCAGTTTGACTTCCACCGGGCTATTTACAACCTTGGAACTGTCCTG TATGGCTTGGCAGAGGATACCTCGAGGTCTGGAGGGGCCGATACCTCTCCTAATGACCTGTATAGTCAGTCTGCTATTTACATTGCAGCTGCTCATGCATTGAAGCCAAATTATTCG GTTTATCGCAGTGCTCTACGGTTGGTCCGCTCAATG CTGCCTTTGCCATATTTGAAAGTGGGATATTTGACTGCTCCTCCTGCAGACGACCCCATTGCACCACACAAACATTGGGAGAGGTTGCAGTTCATCTTGAACCACACGGAACTCCAGCAG GTCAATGATTCCGAAAGCGCACCTGTCAAAGCAAACGCGCTCGTGGAGAAAGCCAAAAGGTTTATCAAGGTAGACGTCGCGGACATAGTTTCAGTGTCCACATGCTCCGATCTGACCCTGCCCCCTGGCGCCGGCCTCTGTATAAACACAACGCATGGGCCCGTGTTG ATTGCTGATACCTGGGAGTCTCTCGACGGCTGGCTGGACGCGATACGCCTGGTGTACACCATATTTGCAAGAGGGAAGACCGATGTCCTGGCGGGCATCATCACCGGCTGA